In Papaver somniferum cultivar HN1 chromosome 1, ASM357369v1, whole genome shotgun sequence, a genomic segment contains:
- the LOC113349747 gene encoding uncharacterized protein LOC113349747 — MSPSSRLSGTFKHFLAILLNFCFETMEKQEPVTPAGRLFLQEEMNAVINCVIGLKHPIDEYTIKTEMKNSIMLQHARFRSILVKDKEGREYWETITDLNIDQHIFLVKDIEKIYGQRDDCKNDDTMLVNSYLADLSVSTPLDIHKPLWELHLLKEQKCAILRVHQTTPKRTSLMLKEIKKSLTVLSMAFLTDFISSILNLAVAAFLGQSSTPDPPLNFVSASFTNKLQEGLRITGLGMVNLRKQPGLQDMSELVKNKPLSSWWGNKFGFILLPIYHHKNVDNDPLQYVRRAKAMLDKKKLSLEAHFSYTFGNLVMSLLGPKAAMLLNYRVVCNTSFTISNVVGPKEEIMFGGNPVTSFRVTSTSLPHALTMHMLSYAGNAELQILVAKDIIPDPQFLAKCFEDALLEMKDISFWQEDKTTSGMSPPSKLTALLDIPP; from the exons ATGTCTCCTAGCTCAAGGTTGAGCGGAACTTTCAAACATTTTCTTGCAATTCTGTTAAACTTCTGTTTTGAAACTATGGAAAAACAAGAGCCAGTAACGCCTGCAGGTCGGTTATTCTTACAGGAAGAGATGAATGCGGTAATCAATTGTGTAATCGGTCTGAAGCATCCTATCGACGAGTACACCATAAAAACCGAAATGAAGAACTCAATCATGCTCCAACATGCAAGATTTCGAAGTATATTAGTCAAAGACAAGGAAGGAAGAGAATATTGGGAAACAATAACCGATTTAAACATAGATCAACACATATTCCTTGTCAAAGATATCGAGAAAATCTATGGTCAGAGAGATGACTGTAAGAATGACGATACCATGTTAGTGAATAGTTACTTGGCAGATCTTTCAGTTTCGACTCCTCTTGATATCCACAAACCGCTCTGGGAACTACATCTACTGAAGGAACAAAAGTGTGCAATATTGAGAGTTCATCAAACCACTCCGAAAAGGACATCATTGATG CTTAAAGAAATTAAGAAGTCACTAACCGTATTATCCATGGCGTTTTTGACGGATTTCATATCATCCATTCTGAACCTTGCAGTAGCTGCCTTTCTAGGCCAAAGTTCAACCCCAGATCCACCACTTAACTTCGTTTCAGCATCTTTCACAAACAAG TTACAAGAGGGACTTCGAATCACAGGATTGGGAATGGTTAACCTCAGAAAACAGCCAGGATTGCAA GATATGTCAGAATTGGTGAAAAACAAACCACTATCAAGTTGGTGGGGTAATAAATTTGGCttcattttgctcccaatttATCACCATAAAAACGTCGATAATGATCCACTTCAGTATGTAAGGAGAGCTAAAGCCATGCTTGACAAAAAGAAGCTCTCTTTAGAAGCTCATTTCTCTTATACATTTGGAAATTTAGTAATGTCGCTTTTGGGTCCTAAG GCTGCAATGTTGCTTAATTACCGAGTTGTTTGCAATACAAGTTTTACGATATCAAATGTTGTTGGTCCAAAAGAAGAGATCATGTTTGGAGGAAACCCAGTAACTTCATTCAGAGTAACCTCAACTAGTTTACCCCAT GCACTCACAATGCATATGCTGAGTTACGCTGGAAATGCAGAGTTGCAAATTCTTGTGGCTAAAGACATAATACCAGACCCTCAGTTCCTTGCCAAGTGTTTTGAAGATGCATTGCTCGAAATGAAAGAC ATCAGCTTTTGGcaagaagataaaacaacatctggAATGAGTCCACCCTCAAAACTAACAGCTCTTCTGGATATACCGCCTTAA